A stretch of the Solanum dulcamara chromosome 6, daSolDulc1.2, whole genome shotgun sequence genome encodes the following:
- the LOC129891477 gene encoding metal tolerance protein 1-like, with protein sequence MDTQNPEHRHVIEVSGDKGSKICGSAPCGFSDVTTMSKDAQERSASMRKLCIAVVLCIIFMAVEVVGGIKANSLAILTDAAHLLSDVAAFAISLFSLWASGWEANPRQSYGFFRIEILGALVSIQMIWLLAGILVYEAIARLIHDRGEVQGFLMFVVSAFGLGVNLIMAFLLGHDHGHGHGHSHGHDHGHDHSHNNKEHAHSHGDHEHGHGEHTHIHGISVSRHHHHNEGPSNRDQHIHAHDADPTVPLLNDSCEGERAASEGEKKKKQLNINVQGAYLHVLGDSIQSIGVMIGGAIIWYKPEWKIIDLICTLIFSVVVLATTIRMIRSILEVLMESTPREIDATRLEKGLCEMEEVVAIHELHIWAITVGKVLLACHVKIKPDADADMVLDKVVDYIRREYNISHVTIQIERE encoded by the coding sequence ATGGATACGCAGAACCCGGAACATAGACATGTAATTGAGGTAAGTGGTGACAAGGGGAGTAAAATCTGTGGTTCAGCACCGTGTGGATTCTCAGATGTTACCACCATGTCTAAGGATGCACAGGAGAGATCAGCATCCATGAGGAAACTGTGCATTGCAGTTGTCCTCTGCATCATTTTTATGGCTGTCGAGGTTGTCGGAGGTATTAAAGCCAACAGTCTTGCAATTTTGACGGATGCCGCTCATCTACTGTCAGATGTTGCAGCTTTTGCAATATCCTTGTTTTCACTCTGGGCATCAGGATGGGAAGCTAATCCACGCCAGTCCTATGGTTTTTTTAGGATAGAGATACTTGGGGCATTAGTTTCTATCCAAATGATATGGCTTCTAGCTGGGATCCTTGTTTATGAAGCCATTGCTCGACTTATACACGATAGAGGTGAAGTTCAAGGCTTCCTCATGTTTGTGGTGTCTGCGTTTGGATTAGGAGTGAACCTCATCATGGCATTCTTGTTAGGTCATGATCATGGCCACGGCCATGGACACAGCCACGGTCATGACCACGGCCATGATCACAGCCATAATAACAAAGAGCATGCTCATAGCCATGGTGATCATGAGCACGGCCACGGTGAGCATACACATATACATGGAATTAGTGTTAGTCGGCACCATCACCATAATGAGGGACCTTCGAACCGAGATCAACACATCCATGCACATGACGCTGATCCCACTGTGCCTCTACTTAATGATTCCTGTGAGGGTGAACGTGCTGCATCAGAAggtgaaaagaaaaagaagcagCTGAATATAAATGTTCAGGGGGCTTATCTTCATGTACTAGGAGATTCTATTCAGAGCATAGGTGTCATGATTGGGGGAGCTATTATATGGTATAAACCAGAGTGGAAAATCATTGATCTAATTTGCACTCTCATTTTCTCCGTTGTTGTTCTTGCCACAACCATTAGGATGATTCGGAGTATTCTTGAAGTATTAATGGAGAGCACACCGAGAGAAATTGATGCAACACGGCTTGAGAAGGGGCTATGTGAGATGGAGGAGGTTGTTGCAATCCATGAATTGCACATATGGGCTATTACAGTCGGGAAAGTACTCTTGGCTTGCCATGTCAAGATTAAGCCTGATGCTGATGCTGACATGGTGCTGGATAAGGTGGTCGATTATATTAGGAGGGAATATAACATTAGCCATGTAACCATTCAAATAGAAAGAGAGTAG